Proteins co-encoded in one Arachis hypogaea cultivar Tifrunner chromosome 11, arahy.Tifrunner.gnm2.J5K5, whole genome shotgun sequence genomic window:
- the LOC112721660 gene encoding uncharacterized protein: MDKLKALTIPLDRWHMENSGNMDLGIRQFEEEIKKIDDLVSNSMYDGTIEARRNALVSSCKKWYIRKELHWKQMSQSRHAKEMDKNTRYFHNLALARRRNNQINTLLINGRLVRNQDRIKVSIRDFYKDLHHQKTSPDIGFWGGLVKQLSEVEAAELELMPSFEEIKDAIWDCESTKAPGSDGYNMNFIKKCWEEVGREFTEVVMGVGSEDANSYARFSRRDSECFCEGQENT, encoded by the exons ATGGACAAGTTAAAGGCTTTGACGATTCCACTGGACAGATGGCATATGGAGAATTCTGGAAACATGGATTTGGGGATCAGACAATTTGAGGAAGAGATCAAGAAAATAGACGATTTGGTGAGTAACAGCATGTATGATGGGACCATAGAAGCAAGAAGAAATGCGCTTGTGAGTTCTTGTAAGAAATGGTATATTAGAAAGGAGctacattggaagcagatgtcacAGTCTAGGCATGCAAAGGAGATGGACAAAAACACTCGGTACTTTCACAATTTAGCTTTAGCTCGAAGAAGGAACAATCAAATTAACACCTTACTTATAAACGGAAGGTTAGTAAGGAATCAAGATAGGATTAAGGTTTCTATACGAGACTTCTATAAGGACTTGCACCATCAGAAGACATCGCCTGATATAGGATTCTGGGGTGGGCTGGTAAAACAGTTAAGTGAGGTAGAGGCAGCAGAGTTAGAGTTGATGCCGTCGTTTGAAGAAATAAAGGATGCAATTTGGGATTGTGAGTCAACTAAGGCACCTGGCAGCGATGGGTACAATATGAATTTCATTAAGAAGTGTTGGGAAGAAGTGggaagggagttcactgaagtTGTGATGG GTGTTGGTTCGGAGGATGCGAACAGTTATGCCAGGTTTAGT